A genome region from Anopheles stephensi strain Indian chromosome 2, UCI_ANSTEP_V1.0, whole genome shotgun sequence includes the following:
- the LOC118506645 gene encoding mucin-19 isoform X2: MNSGERDLTEIDGRRIIPCVSVSDGQEKQQVATIVGEDAVLAKQPVHFFSNHHQQQPLTQQTNAPNGERTTLHANINQNRANATLPGTTTLQAVLNAASSRISEKNVENSNSNALTDGGNGVPEPDELLLYTTTTVPEQSNTGSIEQIFNHGRPGSSNCSAMRDPQESHHRSIPTAGGPLGEVESGEDDNDCVVVLPSSERKVEPLKINLARDREPLRTVIKLTPGASSTPDSFQQLSPTIRDVPGSPKITIKPPKPPQTVESSLMVVGGSAGSSAPSSASQNNAEHHTNNCVGSTLPSYSSIPKLTIKPIINPANDTASVCETGSSAAGGTVALSVEQQMHIIPKLLIKGSVSSLDPASHGRDGAVEPHIVPKLTIRGVNNHNHQQQQQQHHYAQSQSESQVYPNDGGIPSAMLLMDGGGGGGVGGRGESSRTPGSPTPLVPKLTIKMDNHHPVHLHHHHHHNSLRVKDVPDVAEGGGPIPKLHIKAIQQDGAALSAGVNNSSSSSGGCSTSSTGSSPVLTSSEGVKLTIKPLPEPPKLPKLTIKTTGLGTVAETSDVSMVSSTSNSFSPKLLPSMAACSSSSGEHLQQHQQVMGGSGASLSHPLLQQQLQHQQPASPSDQHSNISSSSIPKLTIKPMPPKDAVAPGGQDCVSDANNPSSNLLTPTVPKLTIKPILPPTKQSAEDSSSSSEISINSLESSPISSSSISSAPASSSSAAALATTSPPSALRMTIKVPSSAGQQPQLHESRDLVGMESASSMSTGGVSASLATGTVVTRLNIKPILPPPAAAAPSADCDRREAELGSLENKNAQAHTLVNTSDDGDSTPTSCEETRKPIVIPKVTIKTLANPGSQETEILSTPKVTLKPIPKPQEDAVATGNALDRHLMLSTGLSSVVTNNASHHSPTNSTTGSGLPDASDSPRIILKINKGSSSTTTTSGEQLDSATTGADGGQFLGAVPPVSGGSILANELKRPASNALCTSAIPSSSSGSSSVSCASSTSVSASATSSSAGSDPASPSSGGGGDQGELVGSHEMKRSKLDHSQSQQLSQHMQGVLDQHQGLMRQTMLQTQHHPYQLQLPTGTPNKVSDVIVIDDDSKSENETVAKEKDQTAASVSRLPSSATEPPTLANNEGAVNRTSFPSLADGGTSSVPVKQRRTRGTPRGAGARQPRRGNGRSAVSALAKQQQLDASAAVSQLYGLLQDDREEGSSSDCMIVDEPAAPASNLRERLTLESLLRAGSKPTVPSSSSIAGSGNFYSNAPMSGVVGEVEKNGTASNSSIGSVASSVSSSVTVPASTTPVASGRTPAAGVRMSTRRAAGQLLKEVLANKHQDRDSGVDEARTDGEFGATPSKRARGRPKKQSVDLTAETNGGGNSNSVDGSIGGLEAVSSDSTMLAAMAMAMGSGGDGGSPMLRADDRGLLGSQTLMEGIMPLPRTPVRTPRTRARGRGRGRGRTNLMEPGNLYDGTLLAETASALAVGNVDPLFIGTTNTIDPAAGSTDATQGFQLLYNHMQTPRGGAGARTRGGRRGPGSRGPRTPRGGRGAARAAMAALLSAGADDTPSHDVIGRFANLTSAEQAATKQLLDTLQQQQEEQQQLLQQMAPQHSANAPDMTAKVRGRGRGARASGTPAGSTRRKGGTRGSTKAARGRKGLEMESPMLMTTAESSPAGAALGDASDLKNAIFMTPMAGGLDSNRPKLHVRALKTPRNEIKSNTPPSSAEVATPSTSSATASSRTLAADGTGPGGGGGGLQVFEEDTRMSGDFNFTTPMRLLSSGDGYLQQNEESQSSYLSSASVTQDAINQSSAANATASEDKAAAVAAGTANVVSADAQKESILAGATSASNSSSSSSRRPNKGKMEVLDSHRAQFTVDLLAEYEWPPPSPGTRGADTFMIQEQIAEYLGVKSFKRKYPDLMRRPVDMEERNFILEQGLASEKMCDLGLTAVYASEILDIMCTDYPEKYEEYTRYTREKHFRELSNRQRQQQEAIGAVVAAAPIDRAQLQKEKAIESAASWNCSFNKERRESRRACMDLQTYVVQLPKRPQPVRPEGHQQPAPKAPSTNYPVALVPGQFSEFYTTYTPEELACYPINTILLDPFELQEIVSSERYRRLVAAEEARLLEDSDSSSNSSSDSDDSSSDDSDTSSGSSGSSTDDDGSSSSDSSDSECGDNETRVKNERKRQQRKAGEACRLSAVGECEKSTEETAAPVAPTPAVVPVAVAAAPVTRSSRTLSTGLVVAPATSVECKEPTDSDDSDVPLIAHAVKKKNSLASATAPVPTATTTTTAGQPSAGGGKRMQDTETPVKRPPVNPFMCAVCMGPENRNKYHKPERFVRCCRCRRKAHPSCIGMSSVMYNRVQLYKWQCSECKLCMKCNRKPSAIDSRMVYCDQCDRGYHLACKGLRNLPEGRWHCSICTVCGMCGAQTPEGQPNPHLSAQQRQQLAMVAEWTHEYGLNELTSIREHLRTLCVPCVRQRKQSQQQQPSAESTAILNNNNNAEPRKVLGAMSSSIVGGGTTASVPGGGVISMKPQSS, encoded by the exons ATGAACAGTGGCGAACGTGATCTGACAGAAATTGATGGACGAAGGATTATTCCGTGTGTAAGCGTGTCGGATGGACAAGAAAAGCAACAAGTAGCGACGATCGTAGGCGAGGATGCTGTACTAGCGAAGCAACCTGTACATTTCTTTAgcaaccatcaccagcagcagccactgACACAGCAAACGAATGCCCCCAACGGTGAACGGACAACGCTG CACGCGAATATTAATCAGAACCGAGCAAACGCAACGCTTCCAGGAACAACAACCCTGCAAGCAGTCCTGAACGCTGCATCAAGCCGTATATCGGagaaaaatgtggaaaattcCAATTCGAACGCATTAACGGATGGTGGTAACGGCGTTCCCGAACCAGACGAGCTGCTGTTGTACACTACAACGACCGTGCCGGAACAGTCGAATACCGGAAGTATTGAGCAAATTTTCAATCACGGCCGACCCGGTAGCAGCAACTGTAGCGCAATGCGCGATCCTCAGGAATCTCACCACCGGTCAATACCGACGGCAGGAGGACCACTCGGTGAGGTCGAATCGGGCGAGGACGATAACGATTGCGTAGTCGTGTTGCCGTCCAGCGAGCGGAAAGTGGAACCGTTAAAAATCAACCTAGCGCGCGATCGGGAACCGCTTCGAACGGTCATAAAACTTACCCCGGGTGCGAGCTCTACGCCGGACAGTTTTCAGCAGCTGTCACCCACGATCCGCGATGTGCCCGGTTCGCCGAAGATAACAATCAAGCCCCCGAAACCCCCGCAAACGGTAGAAAGCtcgttgatggtggtggggggTTCAGCGGGATCGTCAGCGCCTTCTTCTGCTTCGCAAAACAATGCTGAGCATCACACTAATAATTGCGTCGGTTCGACCTTACCATCGTATAGCAGCATTCCAAAGCTTACCATTAAGCCGATCATCAACCCGGCCAATGACACGGCGTCCGTCTGCGAAACGGGTTCGTCGGCGGCAGGTGGCACGGTAGCGTTGTCGGTGGAGCAGCAAATGCATATTATTCCTAAGTTACTCATCAAAGGTTCCGTTTCCTCGTTGGATCCCGCCAGCCACGGTCGGGACGGAGCGGTTGAACCTCACATTGTGCCTAAGCTTACTATTCGTGGCGTTAACAACCacaatcatcagcagcaacagcagcaacatcactACGCCCAGAGCCAGTCGGAATCGCAGGTTTACCCGAACGATGGTGGGATACCATCGGCCATGCTGCTGATggatggcggcggcggcggcggggTAGGAGGCCGGGGAGAGAGCAGTAGGACGCCGGGTTCGCCAACGCCGCTGGTTCCTAAGTTAACTATAAAAATGGATAACCACCATCCGGTGCATctgcaccatcaccatcatcacaacAGTTTGCGCGTGAAAGATGTTCCAGATGTTGCCGAGGGCGGCGGTCCCATACCGAAGCTGCACATAAAAGCAATACAACAGGACGGAGCAGCGCTGTCTGCAGGCGTAAACAATTCATCGTCTTCGAGTGGTGGCTGTAGCACCTCGTCGACGGGTTCGTCTCCTGTGCTAACCAGTTCGGAGGGCGTGAAGCTTACTATAAAACCGCTGCCGGAACCACCAAAGCTGCCGAAGCTAACGATCAAAACAACTGGTCTGGGAACGGTCGCGGAAACGAGCGACGTTTCGATGGTGTCTTCAACGAGCAATAGCTTCTCTCCCAAACTGTTGCCTTCGATGGCCGCGTGTAGCAGCAGTTCTGGTGAACAtttgcagcaacaccagcaagtGATGGGTGGCAGTGGGGCGAGTCTTTCTCATCCATTGTTGCAACAGCAGCTTCAGCACCAACAACCGGCTTCTCCGAGTGATCAACATTCTAACATAAGCTCCAGTTCGATTCCAAAGCTTACGATCAAGCCGATGCCCCCGAAGGATGCAGTGGCGCCGGGTGGCCAGGATTGTGTTTCCGATGCAAACAACCCATCGTCGAATTTGTTGACGCCCACCGTGCCGAAGCTCACGATAAAACCGATTCTGCCACCGACAAAACAATCTGCGGaggacagcagcagctccagcgaGATCAGTATTAATTCCCTCGAATCATCGCCAATTTCATCGTCCTCGATTTCATCTGCGcccgcttcttcttcttctgctgccgcGCTGGCAACAACTTCGCCACCGTCAGCATTGAGAATGACAATCAAAGTACCTTCATCGGCTGGACAGCAGCCGCAGCTGCACGAAAGCAGGGATCTAGTGGGGATGGAATCCGCAAGTTCCATGTCGACGGGAGGAGTTTCGGCTTCATTGGCAACGGGTACGGTCGTCACCAGGCTTAACATCAAACCGATTCTCCCTCCACCTGCTGCTGCGGCACCGAGCGCAGACTGTGATCGCAGGGAGGCGGAACTGGGCAGCTTGGAGAATAAGAACGCCCAAGCACACACGTTGGTTAACACGTCGGACGATGGTGATTCAACACCGACTTCATGTGAAGAAACGCGTAAACCGATCGTTATACCGAAAGTGACTATTAAAACATTAGCCAACCCCGGAAGCCAGGAAACGGAGATCCTGTCCACGCCCAAGGTTACGTTAAAGCCCATACCGAAACCCCAAGAAGACGCAGTTGCCACTGGGAATGCTCTAGATCGACATTTAATGCTGAGTACGGGTTTGTCCTCCGTCGTTACAAACAATGCCAGTCATCACTCACCGACGAACAGCACGACCGGAAGTGGTTTACCGGATGCGTCGGATTCACCAAGAATTATACTGAAAATCAACAAGGGGTCCTCCTCGACAACGACCACAAGCGGCGAGCAGCTGGACAGCGCTACTACGGGTGCCGATGGTGGACAGTTTCTGGGTGCTGTTCCTCCAGTGTCTGGTGGTTCTATCCTCGCGAACGAACTGAAACGACCAGCCTCGAACGCTTTGTGTACCTCAGCCATCCCTTCGTCCTCATCCGGCTCGTCGTCGGTATCCTGCGCTTCGTCGACGTCGGTATCAGCATCGGCCACCTCTTCATCGGCCGGATCAGACCCAGCGTCGCCGTCGTCCGGTGGCGGAGGTGATCAGGGCGAGCTGGTGGGATCGCACGAGATGAAACGAAGCAAGCTCGATCACTCACAGTCACAGCAGCTATCGCAACACATGCAGGGCGTGCTGGATCAACACCAAGGGTTGATGCGGCAAACGATGCTTCAGACTCAGCACCATCCGTACCAGTTGCAACTGCCGACCGGTACGCCGAACAAAGTCAGCGACGTAATTGTGATAGACGATGATAGCAAATCGGAGAACGAAACGGTCGCGAAAGAGAAAGATCAAACGGCCGCATCCGTGTCGCGTTTACCTTCTTCGGCCACAGAACCGCCGACGCTGGCCAACAACGAGGGAGCGGTAAATCGAACGTCGTTCCCGTCCCTTGCTGATGGTGGCACATCATCCGTGCCGGTCAAACAGAGACGTACACGAGGGACACCGCGCGGTGCTGGTGCTCGCCAGCCCCGGAGAGGGAACGGTCGCAGTGCGGTATCAGCGCTCGCTAAGCAGCAGCAATTGGACGCGAGCGCAGCAGTATCCCAGTTATACGGACTGTTGCAGGACGATCGTGAGGAAGGATCTAGTTCCGACTGCATGATCGTTGACGAACCCGCCGCGCCGGCTTCAAACCTACGCGAACGGCTAACGCTTGAGAGTCTGTTACGCGCAGGATCGAAACCAACGGTTCCTTCGTCCTCGTCGATTGCGGGAAGCGGGAACTTCTACAGCAACGCACCCATGTCCGGTGTTGTTGGGGAGGTGGAGAAAAATGGCACCGCAAGCAATAGTTCGATCGGCAGTGTGGCTAGCTCGGTAAGCAGTTCCGTAACGGTGCCGGCATCGACAACACCGGTTGCGAGCGGCCGGACGCCGGCAGCCGGAGTGCGCATGAGTACGCGGCGTGCCGCTGGACAGCTGTTGAAGGAGGTGCTCGCTAACAAACACCAGGACCGGGATTCTGGCGTGGATGAAGCGCGTACGGACGGTGAGTTTGGGGCGACCCCTTCCAAGAGGGCTCGAGGCCGGCCTAAGAAGCAATCTGTCGATTTGACAGCGGAAACGAACGGTGGTGGCAACAGCAACTCGGTGGACGGAAGTATCGGAGGCCTGGAAGCGGTTTCAAGTGATAGCACTATGCTGGCAGCAATGGCAATGGCGATGGGAAGTGGGGGGGATGGTGGTTCGCCAATGCTGCGAGCTGACGACAGGGGGCTGCTTGGATCGCAAACGCTCATGGAAGGAATTATGCCGTTACCGAGAACGCCCGTACGCACGCCAAG AACGAGGGCTCGAGGACGTGGTCGAGGCAGAGGTAGGACGAACCTGATGGAACCGGGTAATTTGTATGACGGAACCCTGTTAGCTGAAACTGCTAGCGCACTCGCGGTGGGCAATGTTGATCCACTGTTTATCG GCACTACAAACACCATCGATCCAGCAGCCGGCTCGACGGATGCTACCCAAGGCTTTCAACTACTCTATAATCACATGCAAACACCGCGCGGTGGAGCAGGCGCTCGTACGCGCGGCGGAAGACGAGGTCCCGGTTCTAGGGGGCCCCGTACACCTCGGGGCGGTCGGGGTGCGGCAAGGGCAGCAATGGCCGCACTGTTATCTGCGGGAGCGGATGATACACCGTCGCACGACGTTATCGGGCGGTTTGCGAATCTGACTTCAGCTGAGCAAGCAGCAACGAAACAATTGCTCGATACgttacagcaacagcaagaggAACAGCAACAGCTTCTGCAACAAATGGCACCACAACACTCTGCGAACGCACCGGACATGACGGCGAAAGTGAGAGGCCGAGGACGAGGCGCCAGGGCTAGCGGAACGCCAGCGGGAAGCACCAGACGGAAGGGAGGAACACGCGGCAGCACCAAAGCTGCCCGGGGTCGAAAGGGGCTAGAGATGGAATCGCCAATGTTGATGACCACCGCAGAATCGAGTCCTGCGGGCGCCGCACTAGGAGATGCTTCTGACCTCAAAAATGCCATCTTCATGACACCGATGGCGGGCGGACTG GATTCCAACCGACCAAAGCTGCACGTGCGCGCACTGAAAACGCCGAGAAATGAGATCAAATCCAACACACCACCATCCAGCGCGGAAGTCGCCACACCGTCCACTAGCAGTGCAACAGCCAGCAGCAGAACGCTCGCAGCGGACGGTACCGGtcccggcggtggtggtggtgggcttCAGGTGTTCGAAGAGGACACACGCATGAGCGGAGATTTCAACTTCACCACACCGATGCGTTTGCTCAGCTCCGGCGACGGATATCTGCAGCAGAACGAGGAATCCCAAAGTTCGTACCTGAGTAGTGCCAGCGTTACGCAGGATGCTATCAACCAATCGTCGGCCGCGAATGCGACCGCCTCGGAAGACAAGGCGGCGGCGGTTGCTGCCGGAACGGCGAACGTGGTGTCGGCCGATGCACAGAAAGAATCCATTTTGGCCGGTGCAACGTCAGccagtaacagcagcagcagtagcagtcgACGGCCAAATAAGGGCAAAATGGAAGTGCTCGATTCGCA CCGAGCCCAGTTTACGGTGGATCTGCTGGCAGAGTACGAATGGCCTCCGCCAAGCCCGGGCACACGCGGTGCCGATACGTTCATGATCCAGGAACAGATTGCGGAGTACCTGGGCGTGAAGAGCTTTAAGCGCAAGTATCCCGATCTGATGCGTCGCCCGGTCGATATGGAGGAGCGTAACTTCATTCTAGAGCAGGGGCTCGCCTCCGAGAAGATGTGCGACCTTGGGCTGACGGCCGTGTACGCGTCGGAAATACTGGACATCATGTGCACCGATTATCCGGAAAAGTATGAAGAGTACACGCGCTACACGCGGGAAAAGCATTTCCGTGAGCTGAGCAATCGGCAgcgccagcagcaggaagCGATTGGTGCGGTGGTCGCTGCCGCCCCGATCGATCGTGCCCAGCTGCAGAAGGAAAAGGCCATCGAATCGGCAGCTAGCTGGAACTGTAGCTTTAACAAAGA ACGACGAGAATCGAGGCGAGCATGCATGGATCTACAGACGTACGTGGTGCAGCTACCGAAACGGCCACAGCCAGTGCGCCCCGAGGGACATCAGCAACCGGCACCGAAGGCACCATCCACCAACTATCCGGTGGCACTGGTGCCCGGCCAGTTCAGCGAGTTTTACACCACCTACACACCGGAGGAATTGGC CTGCTACCCGATCAACACTATTCTGCTGGATCCGTTCGAGCTGCAGGAAATTGTTTCCTCCGAGCGCTATCGCCGGTTGGTAGCTGCCGAAGAGGCACGGCTGCTCGAGGATAGCGATAGCAGCAGTAATAGCAGCAGTGATAGCGACGACAGCAGCTCGGACGATAGTGACACCAGCAGTGgtagcagtggcagcagcaccgATGACGATGGCTCATCCAGCAGTGACTCCAGTGATAGTGAGTGTGGCGACAATGAGACAAGAGTTAAAAACGAACGCAAAAGGCAACAACGAAAAGCAGGAGAAGCATGTCGTCTCAGTGCGGTTGGCGAATGTGAAAAGAGTACAGAAGAAACTGCTGCTCCAGTTGCTCCGACGCCTGCCGTTGTTCCTGTTGCTGTCGCTGCTGCTCCTGTGACACGGTCCAGTAGAACCTTGAGTACAGGTTTAGTGGTTGCACCGGCGACGAGTGTCGAGTGTAAAGAACCAACCGATTCGGAT GATTCTGACGTCCCACTGATAGCACATgctgtgaagaagaaaaacagtcTCGCGTCAGCAACCGCACCGGTccctactgctactactactaccactgctGGCCAACCGTCGGCAGGTGGTGGAAAACGCATGCAGGATACCGAAACACCAGTGAAACGGCCACCGGTAAACCCGTTCATGTGTGCCGTGTGCATGGGTCCGGAGAATAGGAACAAATACCACAAACCGGAACGCTTCGTACGTTGCTGTCGTTGCCGAAGGAAAG CGCACCCGTCCTGTATCGGCATGTCGTCCGTGATGTATAATCGCGTGCAGCTGTACAAGTGGCAGTGCTCGGAGTGTAAACTGTGCATGAAGTGCAACCGGAAACCGTCGGCAATCGATAGCAGAATGGTGTACTGTGATCAGTGCGATCGAGGTTACCATTTAGCCTGCAAAGGACTGCGCAATCTACCCGAAG GACGATGGCACTGCAGCATCTGCACCGTGTGTGGCATGTGCGGTGCCCAAACGCCGGAAGGTCAACCGAACCCACACCTTTCCGCTCAACAGCGGCAACAGCTGGCCATGGTAGCCGAATGGACGCACGAGTACGGGCTGAACGAGCTGACGAGCATACGCGAACACCTCAGGACGCTCTGTGTGCCGTGCGTGCGTCAGCGTAAACAAtcccaacaacagcaaccatcTGCCGAAAGCACAGCAATacttaacaacaacaacaacgccgaGCCCAGGAAGGTGCTGGGAGCGATGAGCAGCAGCATAGTAGGGGGTGGTACTACGGCTAGTGTCCCCGGCGGGGGTGTGATTTCTATGAAACCACAGTCATCGTAG